The nucleotide sequence TGCTCATCATCACTGTGTGCTACTCCCTGATGGTCCTGAGGCTGAAGAGCGTCCGAATGTTGTCGGGCTCGCGCGAGAAAGATCGCAACCTGCGCCGGATCACcagactggtggtggtggtggtggccgTGTTTGTGGTCTGCTGGACGCCCATTCACATCTTCATCCTGATCAAGGCGCTCGCCAGTGTGCCGGAAACCACCGCCATCATGGCCGCCTACTTCTTCTGCGTGGCTTTGGGCTACACCAACAGCAGCCTCAACCCTGTGCTCTATGCCTTCCTGGACGAGAACTTCAAGCGGTGTTTCAAAGACTTCTGCCTCTCGGCCAAACTGAAAGGAGAGAGGGTGTCTGGAGGCAAAAAGGCCCCGAGCACAGTGCAGGAGGCCGCCGTTCCCCTGGAGAACCCAGACGGGACTAGTAAACCGTCATGACTAGCAGTGGAACTGTCTTCAATTTCCCACATCGGAAAAGAAGACTCACACGACCTGGGCTTAACCCACATCACATCAACCATGTAGAATTTATGACTCTATTGCAAAGGCTGACTGGATTATTTTCATCTCCTGAAGTTTAATCAGTGCCAACATTGGTGATTTCGTTTCAGTGCTCAATGAAAGTTTCAAATCATATATTGTATTTAATCTTTCCCATGAATCCACATAGAATTAAAACCACAGACCTGCTCTGCATGAAAACAACCTCAtcgtcctcctctgctctgactTTAGCCTCTCGAAGCAATTGACTTCCTCGTGGAagactgtgtgtatttattattcaaatgttCAGGTGGATTTACAGAGGGGGAGGGGTTGTTTATGCAGGAAAAGAAGACCAGATGTgattgaaacttttttctttcctaAGATTAAGAAAATGGTGTATTGAACTATAACAATAAATGGACGGATTGATTATTAGATCTGCCACTATTTAATGGTTCAAGTTCAAACATTTTGTAAAGACATTTGAAGGCTTCGTTTTGGGCCGAGGGAAATGATAACAggcattttcacaaattttgaagttttttttgACTAATcatatttcaagaaaaacaatCTAAAGAGTTGCTACTGACAATTATGAGTGAGAAATTGCCCCCCAAAAAGTTGCATGTTCAGAACATAATAGTTAAGAAGAATAtaatttgatatatatattatttcagctgcattttcttcacacctctctcctcctcctgtcattTCCACCTATATTCTTTTTCTATGACCAAATGTGCCTTTGATAGTCCAGGATAAGATATTTGTAGCAGCGGAAAATGATTTCAGGGATGATTACTGAAAAGTACATgtataaaatgttgttttttacacaGATAACATCTCTGTGGTGGTCGTATGAATCCCATGACTGCAGATCTGTGCCAAAAGCTTGTGAAATCATTGAGAGTTTTACAATTAGCAGAAACGTTAATGGGTGAATCCTGGACTTGAATGTGCATTTAAAATTTGACAGAGGGCTCTCTATCAGCTTTGACTCTGGAGTTGTGTCCAGATGGATAAGTTgttcaattatatatataattcaatcACGTGTGCTGTGTATGGCTTTTACCATGATACGCATAGTCCTATATGCTCATGCTTTTATTGTAGACACATATTCCATGAGTGCAATCTGAAAACAAGAATATCTGTTTACCAAGTTGATCCAGTTTATTCTGTCCAGTGTACAGCATTATAATTATGTATATGATGCATTATTTTGTAtagatgagaaaagaaaatctttgcACAAAATCACTGagataaactgtatttgtaGCATGTCAGTAACCATTGCTATGATAGTAAATGCAACATCAGCTGCCTATATGCTCGATGGACCGTGCTGTATTTTTGAATGTATTGCAAATAGACTATGTATTATACAAAATTGATATTTAATCATGGAATACACTCATTTGTCTCATTAGAGAAGAAAGTTAACAACATGTGGGAAATAaattcacacaaacagtttcTCTCGTGTTGCTAAACCAGAGCTTGAGATAAAACCTTTTTCAAATTGTTGATGAACCTTTTGCCACAAGGTGTCCACTGGCATAAAGATGAATAAAGCACAGAAGGCCAGGGTGTCAgtatcatttttcttttcagtcagtgtgttttacTGGTTCAACAATGTATTGATCAAAACATCCTGTGTGTTAAGATCTCAATATTAAAACCggttaaacaaatccacatTGATTCTCTTCTCTCACTGTGACACAATCAACTTGTCAGTTTCAATCTGTGGTGTGGCAGCAGTGATATTTAACTTTCACCTAATTTTCACTACCATTTGatatgtgattaaaaaaaagctttgagcagtttttgttttgaattcattttcagCATTGCAATGAGTTTTAATGAAGAGTCTTTGGTTGTATAGAATGTGTTCCTCTGCAGGTTTAGATTTGATTTTATACTCTATGACAGCAGCTCCCTCCAGAGGACAGAAAATGATATAACTATAGCTATGTGgtccaattaaaaaaagaaaaactgattgCAGAAGCTTCACTACAGCTTCTACATTCATGATTCCCTATCCCTGTGAACTGGACATTTATCAATACTGGAATCCAATGAAATTGATTGCTCAGCCaaacttttacacttttatttggTAGTACTCCTCGTTCTAGTTCTCAGTGtgataaatgaatgtaaatattaatataaatagtGAATCTAACTATTtcaaaagaaatgcaaaaaagagTCTGTAATGCTGCATATACAAACATATCATTATTGTTTAATCATCTATTGAGCTATACTGGATAAATCTTTTATCACAATTCTTAACCTTTGGCTCACTGCAGCCAGGGTAGTATTTCAATCTGTTGTATTACTAGTCTAAGGCAGTCACACCTAACAACTGTGTTATCaagtcaataaaacaaataattaggCTGAATATTAATACTTTTACAAAGTACAGGGCCCTGGTACAAGCACAGGATGGGAGGAAATCCATAGtagaataaacagaaacagtaaAACTACGcggacaaaacaaacatttgaagcTGAAGCAGATAAACACGTTTAAAATTAAAACCCATTAAATCTGGACAGAGTAAACAGAGCACTGAGGGGGCGGGGCCGAGAGAGAAACGAACACATGACTCCTCTGACGTCACTTACAAGACTCTTCCGGGTGTTGTCCCTCAGTCGGACGGTGACAGCGAGCCAGCGCCGCagtttttctacttttaaagtCTTAACTTCGTCAAAATGAACCGTATATTCGGCAGAGGAACCCCGAAGGCCCCGCCGCCGAACCTCTCTGACTGCATAGGAAGCGTAAGTATCGTGTTTTTAACGAGTTTTAATCGCTGTCTCGAGCaaagtaaacaaagatggagccCTGCTCGGCTGCTAGCTAACTGTTAGCTAACTGTTAGCCGAGTTTAAGAGCAGAAACCAGGCGAGGGTTCGACTCGTTCCTGCCTCTTCTCCAAATAACCGAGTTTAACAtgtcgtaaattaatcaatacTAACAAGTAGGAGTTTCCCTTTACACTTTATGTatcagctgatgtttccagaaaacaatgtgtttctgttcacaTTAGGAATCAATGTTATGCAACTGAGCAGGAATTCGAGTCACTTGACAGCCACACAGCTGAAACTATTTGATTCTGTCGGTTAGGTGGCACACACTCATCAACCAGTTCTACAGGTTACCAGGCAGGCCGCAGCTATTGTCAGCTGTCTGGAGTTTactggagaggaagagacatgTGACATATTGTATAGAATGGTGATTAATTAGCTTTCATTGTGATTTTAGTTTGTAAAAGCACAGCCCACAAAAAATAGCAAAGTCATTGTGGTACTTATTAACTCTCTAAACCCTGATTAAAATGAGCCTGATGGTAATAGTCATCCCACAGAAGCTGATGCTCTGTTCTGTTTTCTACTTTAAGGTTGATTCTCGGGCGGAGTCCGTCGAGAAGAAGATTGCCAGACTAGATGCTGAACTTGCCAAGTACAAGGATCAGATGAAAAAGATGAAGGACGGGCCCTCAAAGGTGAGAATTCACATGCAAATGTTCCTTCCTGATACTGATAACGATACCAgtgaatttaataaaacatagTAACTCATATAATGCATTTTAACACCTGTATGCTACTGTCACTTGGTGGAAGTGATGGTTGCCATCATTGTTGCATGGCCTTGCCCAGAGTAAACCGTCTGAAAAACAACTTCATACagagaataaacacaaagaacTTATTATCTAGTTTCATTCTCAAAGAATAAGTAAATCTGTGAATGTGACATCTTCTGTTACTTTGTACTAGGAAAACATTTTGGCAGTActgtcatgtttattttgtttattatttaaatttttactAAGTGCTTTCATTAATTTTCCTCTATTAGAACATGGTCAAGCAAAAGGCAATGAGAGTTCTGAAGCAGAAGAGGATGTAAGTACCTTACTTTGAGAAACCTCAGGGTTAGGTTCCCTGTTCCAGCTATCGTCAAGGCCTAACTTTATGTTATCTTTGTCTCCACCAGGTATGAGAGTCAGAAAGATAACCTGATGCAGCAGTCGTTCAATATGGAACAAACAAACTACACAATCCAGTCCCTTAAAGACACTAAAACCACGGTGAGAGACATTATATTTAAATCCAGAAAACTAAATAACGTGTTGAAAAGTAATGAGTTCAATTTTTGTtaacatctgtttttctttgtaggTTGATGCCATGAAAATCGGCCTCAAAGACATGAAGAAAGCGTACAAGAAAGTGAACATTGATCAGATTGAGGTAATGGTTTTTGACCATAGGTATACTTCGGATAGGATAGGAAGTATACCTATGGTATAGGATACTATTATAACCCTTATGTCTGAAGCTTATAACcacaacattttattattgtgataataaaaacattgtttgtgttgaactTAAAATTGTTCAACTTTCAgcacaataaaaaatatttgatttttttttcacagagcCGGTGAATGAAAGAGAATcatgaattttttattttcatttcatattcagGACGTCCAAGATCAGCTGGAGGATATGATGGAGGACGCCAATGATATCCAGGAGGCACTGGGCAGAAGCTATGGCACACCTGACATTGATGAAGACGACTTGGAAGCAGGTCAGGAAAAACTGTTTCTCTTCATAGTTATAACTATATTATTGAGTCCAAAGCTGCAGGGGTGCTAACAATGTAGCTTTGTTATATTTGTATCGTGGTACTTTATAAGGAGTTCATAGACACTGCTGTCCCCTGATGAAACGTCAACACACTTCATGCTTTCAGTATGTGTAGAAAATGTCGGCCTCCCCTCTCACTTTACCTGGCTCTGTTAGAGAGCGTGCGAGACTAGACAATGGgcatgcattatgcaaatgtcgGGTATCATATCATGTCTTAGTGGTAGACATTTTATAATGGAACCATACACTGCTGTGTCCACAGAGCTGGATGCTTTGGGAGACGAGTTCTTGATGGACGATGACAGCTCCTACCTGGACGACGCTGCGACAGCTCCTTCCATCCCAGAGGGTCTGCCTGGCGACAAGTCGACTAACCGGGTACGTCACAGTGTTAAGATATTTCAGTTTCACATCATTTAACAACAGCTTGGCTTTATTGATGAATATCCGTTTCTTTTTCTGACAGGATGGTGTTCTGGTGGACGAGTTTGGCCTTCCTCAGATTCCTGCTGTATAAAGAAGATATTGCTGCACTCTTGCTGGTTTTATATGTATCATAgcctttttttgtatttatccaAATGACACTCTCAGCCTTTAGAGGGCAGTCTTAAGCATCTACTGTCCAAGGAATGATGGAAAATTACAACAGGAATCAGGTTTCCTAAATAACAGTtgattattcattactaatgaGCTTCTTTCAAATGTATCTACAGTGATTGTTGGAACTGggattctttctctctctctttgtacaGTCTCTGCAGCTCGTGTTCACCAAGAAccaaataaattatatttttcaagCCGTACTTCACTTGGTGTGATGCATTCGAGTCATTCAAAAGTCAATATTTACTCAAAagtatatttattaaaaaagataaatatgtcAATGTGCAGAATCAATAACTTAAACACCTTCATTTGGCAACTACGtatcagcaaaacaaatattgatttattttaataagaaaaagcaacaatttgtgatgtcacatctgCAGCAAAGTCATTTATGTCATCACCAGCTCAGCCTGTAAGTGTGAGGGAAGATCTTCTGGTGCAGGTACTCAACCACGCTGGTCATGCTTTGTAGTTGATCAAATTCATAGTAAGGaatctagaaaaaaataaatataaagcaaGTTCACATTTAACTGATAAATGCACTTCTGAGCCTCTTAGCATTATAAAAATACCCAGAACTAACATTTGGGCAGATATAAATGTGGCAGAACTCTttctgaggaaaacaaacagatgactCTAAAACATAAAAGTGACTGTGAGGGTCTAACCTGAACAACTTCATatcccagaagcctcaggtgtCGCTGCTTGATGGCCTCTTTACCCAGCAGGTGCCTCGTGTTTGTACTGAACCTCTTTGGTCCATCAATACAAAGAGCTATCCTGCAATCACACGCCAGTCAAAAAGATTAACACCAGAactttcacatgtgaaacatgaaaaacttgTGCGTAGTGACCATACACAATTTACCTTTTGTATACATCGTCAGTTTGACTGGCAGTCAGCACAAATCCCTCCTCGTCCAGTTTAATCTCCACATCTACAAGAACGGAATAAACATTAAGTGATTTGTAGATAAAACTGAGGGAACATTGAGAAGATTAACGgctgttttgtgtctgttacCGAGTGTGTAGCAGTACGGCGTAAGAACTTTGGATCCAAAGTATGAACGAGCCCCGAGCAACTCGATCAGGCCAGTTTTCACCGAGTTATACAGATGTCCATCCACGAGCGTCTCCAGGGATCGATCAGACATGAGGAAAGACTTGACACGGAACTTTGGAAGAAGCGTGGGACcctgataaagaaaataatcaacacATAAATATAGTTCACATGAGACAACAGATTTGAATGTCTCTTTATGACACAACCAAGAGAAACAACTTTCCTATACTGGTGGTACCTCTGGATCTcaaattgaaaacaaatcagtATGGGCATATATATGTTTACATTACAAGCAAAGACAAtttcttgtcctctttagactTGTTTTTTCACCTTATGTGACAGGAAAATGGTCAACATTGTGCACCCATCAACTTTTATTGTGAATAcctatattttaaatgtagcaAATATgtaaattttgttttattcagggCACCATTTTTCTGCTGTTAAAGAATACTGCATGTATAACTGGTATCAGTAGCACAAATTATATTGCATGAGCATGACTTGATAATAAAtgcttaaaaaagaaaatcctcatTATATTCCAATTTTGGCCACAGATAAAACCGATAAGTTGATATCTGTTagttgttggttggtttttaTCACGGTCAACTGGAACGCACTGAACCTCACGTACATGTTCAGCCAGAGGGGGTGTTTTAAGGTTTCTGCTCATCCATTGGTCATATTTAACCCTTCACataatttaaaatactttaCCTGATAGAAAGGACACTCCAGTTTCACAGTCAAGTAGAGCTGAGTCAGCTGTGCCAGGACAATCCGATCGATCCCTGTGCCTTGATCTACgccacagaaataaacacaaacatacaagtcaacaatggttttttttaaatctctaatCTTGCGCTCATGTGTCAGGTGCCTGTCCGGGTGTTTCACCTTGTAGCTGCTGCAGGAAGTAACTGCTGAAGACTTTAGAGACAAAATTAACTGGGAACCTCTCCACCAGGACGCAGGCGTGGAGCAGGTTGAGCAGTGTTCGAGGTTGGAAGTGTGAAAAGCGCGTGTGCAGGATGGTTTCAACCTTCCTGAACACCTCGCCTGCGTTTGGCGGGAGGTATCCCAGCTTCCCAAAAGCCATGATCTGCCTGGCCACCTGGCTGGTGCTGTATTCGTCTGCTCGGTACACAAAGCTCTCTGCGATGGCGTCAAACACAGTCGGGGAGAGGATGTTCCTCTGGCTAAAGAACTGCATCACCTTGGTAACTGTCTCTGGGGGGGAGGCAAATGCCATGGTAGGGACATACCTCTCCAGCGCCACAACGAAATAATGATCGCTGTGACCAAAGTACATTAGCGCCCCGACCACAAGAGTGAGCTCCTCATCAGTGAAGTGAGGTACATGCCTCACAGCCTGCTTACACAGATTGATAACTAGAGGCATGACCTGAGTCTGGTTCAAGGTCACAAGAGCACTGAGCAGCCTGCTGACAGCAGAAGGGTCCATGCGGGAGGTGACACTCAGAGCATGCGTGTGCATGGCATTCAACAGGTCTCTGTATTTGCCATCTTCACCGACACCACCCTGCAGAAGCCTGTAAACTGCAATGAGGTCTGATATCCTCCACTGGGCAGGCTCCTGCTTTTGGATGTCCTCCATCACCTGCTCCAACATCACACAACCAGGACCCTCGATGGCGTGCATTGCCTGGCCTAAGGTACACAGCTGATCTATACTCATATTCCCCCTGTCGAGCCTCTCCTGGCTCTCAGACACCAGCCCCACCATCAGAGTGCTCCAGGGATCCAGGAAGAGGCGAGTGCAGGCCAGGAGAGC is from Paralichthys olivaceus isolate ysfri-2021 chromosome 17, ASM2471397v2, whole genome shotgun sequence and encodes:
- the chmp5b gene encoding charged multivesicular body protein 5 yields the protein MNRIFGRGTPKAPPPNLSDCIGSVDSRAESVEKKIARLDAELAKYKDQMKKMKDGPSKNMVKQKAMRVLKQKRMYESQKDNLMQQSFNMEQTNYTIQSLKDTKTTVDAMKIGLKDMKKAYKKVNIDQIEDVQDQLEDMMEDANDIQEALGRSYGTPDIDEDDLEAELDALGDEFLMDDDSSYLDDAATAPSIPEGLPGDKSTNRDGVLVDEFGLPQIPAV
- the fastkd3 gene encoding FAST kinase domain-containing protein 3, mitochondrial; translation: MIRSIPLLIQRFPSTRLLRSSSAGQPSCVACPCSRSPGSRQLQPRCGIRSLTTTIIREPSFVASSSVGLHRDSEIPRLRLTQLHRPTDAEERAFRQRLDSCTSSRQVLKLLRPVEILSDTMAAAALHRVADLEQEGKSLKDPTVLEKDIINSLCLQLEQDSGRLTDAGLVSALLACTRLFLDPWSTLMVGLVSESQERLDRGNMSIDQLCTLGQAMHAIEGPGCVMLEQVMEDIQKQEPAQWRISDLIAVYRLLQGGVGEDGKYRDLLNAMHTHALSVTSRMDPSAVSRLLSALVTLNQTQVMPLVINLCKQAVRHVPHFTDEELTLVVGALMYFGHSDHYFVVALERYVPTMAFASPPETVTKVMQFFSQRNILSPTVFDAIAESFVYRADEYSTSQVARQIMAFGKLGYLPPNAGEVFRKVETILHTRFSHFQPRTLLNLLHACVLVERFPVNFVSKVFSSYFLQQLQDQGTGIDRIVLAQLTQLYLTVKLECPFYQGPTLLPKFRVKSFLMSDRSLETLVDGHLYNSVKTGLIELLGARSYFGSKVLTPYCYTLDVEIKLDEEGFVLTASQTDDVYKRIALCIDGPKRFSTNTRHLLGKEAIKQRHLRLLGYEVVQIPYYEFDQLQSMTSVVEYLHQKIFPHTYRLSW